Proteins from a single region of Kluyveromyces lactis strain NRRL Y-1140 chromosome C complete sequence:
- the GAD1 gene encoding glutamate decarboxylase GAD1 (similar to uniprot|Q04792 Saccharomyces cerevisiae YMR250W GAD1 Glutamate decarboxylase converts glutamate into gamma-aminobutyric acid (GABA) during glutamate catabolism involved in response to oxidative stress) — MLHKEKDIEESKRFFHHSTSGMEGNPDGFGLLPDGSKLESVKDTRIDKFAVPKKGLHSEHVYNLVKNELKLDGNPVLNLASFVNTFTDQFAQKLIDENLNKNLADNDEYPQLIHMNERCISMLAKLWQSDTDRDTPLGCATTGSSEAIMLGGLAMKRQWEKKMRAANKSTEKPNIIMSSACQVALEKFARYFDVECRLVPVDTEHGYHLNPNKLWDYVNENTIGIFVILGTTYTGHLENIEQVAEVLEHIEAQHPDWSNKDIPIHVDGASGGFIVPFAFTEAQMESYGLGRWGFNHPRVVSINTSGHKFGLTTPGLGWIVWKNDEYLLPELRFKLKYLGGIEETFNLNFSRPGFQVIHQYYNLLTLGQQGYYEKFNQSIFVARAFAWKLLQDPDMRDVFEVVSCLHENLDNSSIAESLDDYWKNPHDYKPGIPLCAFKLSEKFKSEHPEIPQSIISTLLRQKGWIIPNYPLPESTDGSDKKEVLRVVFRIEMKLDMALLLVQDVFEVVQKLLKSYEYLNIRTENDNHAVFKVLSTLSNADVSELEHELTDSQKEKEQHIKKNYRGTC, encoded by the coding sequence ATGTTGCACAAGGAAAAGGATATCGAAGAATCCAAGAGATTCTTTCATCACAGTACATCTGGAATGGAAGGTAACCCTGATGGGTTCGGCCTATTGCCAGATGGTTCCAAACTGGAAAGCGTTAAAGATACCAGGATTGATAAATTCGCTGTTCCAAAGAAAGGGTTACATAGCGAACATGTTTATAACTTGGTGAAGAACGAGTTGAAACTAGATGGTAATCCAGTCTTAAACTTGGCAAGTTTCGTGAACACTTTCACTGACCAGTTTGCTCAGAAATTAATCGATGAGAACTTGAATAAAAATCTAGCAGACAACGATGAGTATCCTCAATTAATCCATATGAATGAAAGATGTATCTCAATGTTGGCAAAGCTCTGGCAATCAGATACTGATCGAGACACTCCATTGGGTTGTGCCACCACTGGTTCCAGTGAAGCTATTATGTTAGGTGGTCTTGCTATGAAGAGACAAtgggaaaagaaaatgaggGCTGCCAATAAGTCCACTGAAAAACCTAACATTATTATGTCAAGTGCATGTCAAGTCgcattggaaaaattcGCTCGTTACTTTGATGTTGAATGTAGGCTAGTACCAGTCGACACCGAACATGGCTATCATTTGAATCCTAACAAACTCTGGGATTATGTTAATGAAAACACCATTGGTATCTTTGTAATCTTGGGTACCACATACACTGGACACttggaaaatattgaacaagTTGCAGAAGTTCTTGAACATATTGAAGCTCAACACCCAGATTGGAGCAACAAGGATATCCCAATTCACGTGGATGGTGCCTCGGGTGGCTTTATTGTTCCCTTTGCTTTCACAGAAGCTCAAATGGAGTCGTATGGGCTAGGTCGTTGGGGTTTTAACCATCCAAGGGTTGTATCCATTAACACTTCTGGTCATAAATTTGGATTGACTACCCCTGGTTTAGGATGGATTGTTTGGAAAAACGATGAGTACTTACTACCTGAGCTCAGATTCAAATTGAAGTACCTAGGTGGTATCGAAGAAACATTCAACTTGAACTTCTCCAGACCCGGTTTCCAAGTTAttcatcaatattataACTTATTGACATTAGGTCAACAAGGATATTACGAAAAGTTCAATCAGTCGATCTTTGTTGCGCGTGCGTTTGCATGGAAGTTGTTACAAGACCCTGACATGAGAGATGTTTTTGAAGTTGTCAGTTGTTTACATGAAAATTTAGACAACAGCTCCATTGCAGAATCCTTGGACGATTACTGGAAGAATCCACACGACTACAAACCAGGTATCCCCTTATGTGCTTTCAAATTGtctgaaaaattcaaatctGAACACCCAGAGATACCCCAATCAATCATTTCGACGTTGTTAAGACAAAAAGGATGGATCATTCCTAATTATCCATTACCTGAGTCTACTGATGGTAGCgacaaaaaagaagtattAAGAGTGGTCTtcagaattgaaatgaagttGGATATGGCATTGCTATTGGTGCAAGACGTATTCGAGGTTGTCCAAAAATTGCTGAAGTCGTATGAATACTTGAATATACGTACCGAAAATGATAATCATGCGGTTTTCAAAGTATTAAGCACTCTGTCTAATGCTGACGTCAGTGAGTTGGAACATGAACTTACCGACTcacaaaaagaaaaagagcAGCacatcaagaaaaattaCAGAGGTACTTGTTAA
- the ECM33 gene encoding Ecm33p (similar to uniprot|P38248 Saccharomyces cerevisiae YBR078w and to uniprot|Q12355 Saccharomyces cerevisiae YDR055w) has product MQYKNRLTLAAVLAASVSAANSTQSVPSSCSIKSDATASSQADLDSYSGCSTIVGDLVLTGDLASAALAGVEEIDGSLTIKNATQMTSFSADSLKKISETLTLNQLTVLDTASFGSLEEVDTISFVTLPAVSNIITKLTSAKQITIADTALESIAGFEDLDEIEVFNVNNNKGLASIDSKLKHVKTALEITFNGQSAEISFDELEWANNITLRDVSSASFAKLSNVNASLGFINNSLPSIDLSTLEKIGGSLSIVSNEELTELDFSNLTSVGGGFVIANNSKLATIDTFSELSTIGGALVVTGKFGDLEFPSLKSVKGGADIESTASNFSCDALNKLQQKGGIQGDSFVCKDGQTSTSVKLTATGTSDDDDSTATSDSGSAGSSTTSSSKSSGAAAHFNAPGSSVMGAVAAIAYALL; this is encoded by the exons ATGCAATACAAGAACCGTCTAACTCTTGCTGCCGTTTTGGCCGCTTCTGTTTCAGCTG CCAACTCTACTCAAAGTGTtccatcttcttgttctatCAAGTCAGATGCCACTGCTTCCTCTCAAGCTGATTTGGACAGCTACTCTGGTTGTTCTACCATTGTCGGTGACTTGGTCTTGACCGGTGACCTAGCTTCCGCTGCCTTGGCTGGTGTCGAAGAAATTGACGGTTCTTTGACAATTAAGAATGCCACTCAAATGACTTCTTTCTCCGCTgactctttgaagaagatctcTGAAACTTTGactttgaatcaattgactGTATTGGACACCGCTTCTTTCGGTTCTTTGGAAGAGGTTGACACCATCAGTTTCGTTACTTTACCAGCTGTTTCCAATATTATCACTAAGTTGACTTCTGCTAAGCAAATTACCATTGCTGACACTGCTTTGGAATCTATCGCTGGTTTCGAAGATTTAGACGAAATTGAAGTCTTCAAtgtcaacaacaacaaaggTTTAGCTTCCATTGACTCTAAGTTGAAGCACGTGAAGACTGCTTTGGAAATTACTTTCAACGGACAATCTGCTGAAATCTCTTTCGACGAATTAGAATGGGCTAACAACATCACTTTGAGAGATGTTTCCAGTGCTTCTTTCGCTAAGTTGAGTAACGTTAACGCTTCCCTAGGTTTCATTAACAACTCCTTGCCATCTATTGACTTGTCCACCTTGGAAAAGATTGGTGGTTCTTTGTCCATTGTCTCCAACGAAGAATTGACCGAGTTGGACTTCTCTAACTTAACCTCTGTTGGTGGTGGTTTCGTTATCGCTAACAACTCAAAGTTGGCTACCATTGACACCTTCTCTGAATTGTCTACTATTGGTGGTGCTTTGGTCGTTACCGGTAAGTTCGGTGATTTGGAATTCCCAAGTTTGAAGTCTGTTAAGGGTGGTGCTGATATCGAATCTACTGCAAGCAACTTCTCTTGCGATGCTTTGAACAAGTTGCAACAAAAGGGTGGTATCCAAGGTGACTCTTTCGTCTGTAAGGATGGTCAAACTTCTACCTCCGTCAAATTGACTGCTACCGGTACCtccgatgatgatgatagcACTGCTACATCCGACTCTGGAAGCGCAGGTTCTTCCACCACCAGTTCTTCCAAGTCTTCTGGTGCTGCTGCTCACTTCAATGCCCCAGGCTCCTCTGTCATGGGTGCCGTTGCTGCCATCGCTTATGCCTTATTATAA